DNA sequence from the Candidatus Neomarinimicrobiota bacterium genome:
TGTTCAACTAAAAGATCGTCCTCACAGAGGATTCGGCCGGTGAACTGGTCGTCCTTTATGAATTCACCTACGCCTTCTGGTGTGCCTGTCATCAGAATATCTCCGTCCTCCAAGCTCAGGAAGCTCTTCGCCTCGTGGAGGAGTTCTTCCGGTTTGTAGATCATCAGTTCAATGCCGCCACGCTGCACCACAGTACCGTTTATCAACAGTTCCATGCTCAAAGTCGACAGCGGACTCTCGATCACTACGAAATCGCTAAAGACGGCCGCACCGTCAAAAGCCTTTGATTTCTCCCACGGTAATCCTCTTGATTTCAGCTTCGATTGAAGAGATCGCTTGGTGAGATCAAAACCTATACCAACGCCGGCTAAATTCTCATCTTGCACGATAAAGGATATTTCAGCTTCAAAGTGAAACCTATCATCATCCGCTGACCGAATATTATCGCTGATGGCCGAATTGGGCTTCAGGAAGATGACGGGCTCGGACGGCATTTGACTCTCCAATTCCCGTACGTGCTCCACGTAGTTCATGCCGACGCAGACGATCTTTGAGGGTACAATCTGATGCGAATCAAATGTGACGTTGTTCATCGAAATCTCTTTCCAGGAGAAGTCAGTCAGTTTCTTATATCAAAGCGATGTTCGGTTCCGCCGTATGTGATACCTTAATCCTCTTCAAATATATTACGCCGCTCTTCTACAAAACTACGCATAAATCGCTCTATTCCCTCATCGAGAAAAGTTCCGATATCCCACACTTCATCGGTGAGAATTTTCTCTTGATCCTCACGAATACAATAGGTGAATGCCTTTTCTGCCATTCCATCCATTCTGAAGATGGTCACTTCATTCCTGAAATACTGATCGCCCTCGAAATGATCGAGCGTCCTTAGAATCTCGTCACTGATGTCATAGTAGACAATACCCCTGACGATTCCCTCCTTCTTGGGAATGATGCCAGGATAATCTGTTCCACTCACACGGAAGATGCCGTAATTGTGTAGTTCAGCTTTTGTCCCATTGAACTTGTGACCTGTGACTGCTCGGATTACCTCGGGTGACTGGAGTGTGCCGTAGCAGAAGAGAGAATTACGCATGCATGATCTCCATATCAGCATCATACTGTGCTACCAATGCTACGCGCTGTGCCAGACCATAGGCGTTGATGGCTTCGGACTTCATGGTGTCTTAGGCCAAGTTTGATCGGCCTTGAGGTGTTTAATGATGTCCATGTGCTTTTCTTCACCACTTTTCTCCGCTACGGCCAGCCAGTAATCCAGCGGAGGACTGGTCCTTTCCTCAAGATTGTTGAGCATGGCGGCCATCATTTCGTGTGGACTCTTGGGCATGGCGACCTCCTCGTGCTATTTGTCTTCGATAATTTCAATCCTGTCTGAAATGTTCGGCACAACGCAGAGAAACTCGAAGGGTCGATCACCTTCTGTTCGGTACCAGTGGGGAGTTCCCGCCGGTATAAGCAAAACGTCCCCCGCCTCTACGCTGTACACTTTTTCGCCTATTCCTACCTTCGCTCGCCCCGTCAGGACATACTGCTCATGTTCAACAGCGTTGGTGTGTTTCGGCATCCCGCCGCCCGGTTCCATTGTGAATTTCCTCATGGCGAAGTTTGGGGCGTCCTCCGGTCCAATAAGTACCTGTATCGTCGTCTTCTTCCCCGATTTTACAGTCATGCCTTGGAAGGAACCACTGGGCGCGACCCGAGGTTTGAATTCAGACTTCATGATAACTGTGATGCTAACGAGGCGGGTTTATTGTGACTTCGCATGTGTTCAAGTCGTGGTCCGAGAGTCTCCTTTCGATCTCCAGGTGACGAATAGATACAGCAGGGCGGGGATAATGGTCACAAGAAAGAATTTTACCATAGGCTCGCCCATTGTGATTATGAAGAAGGCAAAGGCGGCGAAGATGATGAGGCCACTTCCGGCCACTTCCCACTTTAGCGCCACGATGAAGCCCGACAACATGGCTAGGTGCAGCGCCAGCGCGATCCAGACTTTGAGGGGAGGTGATTCTGAGGAGGGGGCGATGATCCATTCAGATACATGATCGACAAAGAATGCACCCCAGAATAGGAAAATTC
Encoded proteins:
- a CDS encoding fumarylacetoacetate hydrolase family protein; its protein translation is MNNVTFDSHQIVPSKIVCVGMNYVEHVRELESQMPSEPVIFLKPNSAISDNIRSADDDRFHFEAEISFIVQDENLAGVGIGFDLTKRSLQSKLKSRGLPWEKSKAFDGAAVFSDFVVIESPLSTLSMELLINGTVVQRGGIELMIYKPEELLHEAKSFLSLEDGDILMTGTPEGVGEFIKDDQFTGRILCEDDLLVEQIWIAE
- a CDS encoding gamma-glutamylcyclotransferase family protein; translation: MRNSLFCYGTLQSPEVIRAVTGHKFNGTKAELHNYGIFRVSGTDYPGIIPKKEGIVRGIVYYDISDEILRTLDHFEGDQYFRNEVTIFRMDGMAEKAFTYCIREDQEKILTDEVWDIGTFLDEGIERFMRSFVEERRNIFEED
- a CDS encoding DUF4287 domain-containing protein, which translates into the protein MPKSPHEMMAAMLNNLEERTSPPLDYWLAVAEKSGEEKHMDIIKHLKADQTWPKTP
- a CDS encoding cupin domain-containing protein, with the protein product MKSEFKPRVAPSGSFQGMTVKSGKKTTIQVLIGPEDAPNFAMRKFTMEPGGGMPKHTNAVEHEQYVLTGRAKVGIGEKVYSVEAGDVLLIPAGTPHWYRTEGDRPFEFLCVVPNISDRIEIIEDK